The following DNA comes from Phytohabitans rumicis.
CGTCGGCCGGCGCGCCGAGGGCGGCCCGCAGGTCGGCGAGGTCGCCGTCGAGGTCCGCCTGGAGGAAGTCGAGCCGCGGCGCCCGCTCCTTCGCCGCGGCCAGGATCGCCGGCTCCATGTCGACCCCGACCGCCCGCCCGTCCGGGCCGAGCGCCGCCGCGAGCGCCACGGTCATGCCGGCGCCGCCGCAGCCGACGTCGACGGCCAGCCGGTCTCCCGGCCGGACCAGCTCGGTCGCCACGGTGGCGTACCACCCGGCCTCCTCGCCCGCGACCGCGCCCAGATGCCCAGTGTGCTCCGCCCAAACCACGGCGTACGGATCTTCGCTAGTCACCGGACCATTGTCGCCCTCACCCGGCGAGGAGGCGGAACAACAGCAGCCATTGCTCGGGCCAGACATAGCCGACCACAGTGGACACGTCCAGCCTTGCGGCACGGAAGGCGGCGTCCACCCGGCGCGCCGGGTAGTGCCGGCGCAGGCTCGCGTGCAGCGAACCGCCCGCGCCGCCGAAGCCCACGTCGACCAAACGCCGGTACGCCGGCAGCCGCTCCGGTGGCAGCAGCGGCACGGCGCGCCGCTCCAGCCGCAGGATGCCCGAGTCCACCCGCGGCACCGGGCGGAACTTGTGCCGCGGAATCCGCCCCGCCAGTCCCCAGTGGAACGCCGGCCACGTCTCGACGGTCACTCGGCTCCACCGGCCGTAGTCGCCGGTGCGCTTGCGGGCGTACTCCAGCTGGGTGACCAGTGTCGCGGAGGTCAGCGCCGGCGCGCCCAGGCACCATCGCACGATCGGGGCGGTCAGCGCGTACGGGATGTTGCCGACCACCGCGAACGGCTCCCGGGGCGGCCGGGCGGTCAGGAAGTCCTGGTGCCGGCGGACAACGTTGTCCGGCGCCACCAGCGCGGCCACGAGCTCCGGATCGACCTCGTACGCCACCACCCGCCCGGCGGCCGCGGCCAGCGCCCGGGTGAGCCGGCCGTCCCCGGCGCCCACCTCCAGGAGCAGATCGGTACGGGACAGCCGGGCCACGCGGACCACCTGGTCCAGTGCGCCCGGGTCATGCAGAAACGTCTGTGAGAACACGCGCCGCGTACGGTCGCGTTCGGTTTTGCGCGCCACGAGCCGGCGTCTCCCGCCTATCCGAGATGAGCAAGGACTCGGAAGGCCCTGGACGAGAACGCGAAGAGAAGAGTGGCTGCGAGCCAGCTCAGACCAGGGCCGGAAGCCCCAGCCGCGGCCTGACAACGAAGTCAGCACCCCACGCGCCCGTCCGGGCGGGGGTGCAGTTGATCAGGGCCTGTGTCATGCGGGCCAAGCTACCGGAATCGCGACGGAGCATGTATCGGATATCCGCCTGCGCGCTCCTGTAAGGCATGAGAGACAGTCACCAGCCGGCGCCGAAGCACACGAGCGGTGCCAGGTCCTCCTCGGTCTTCGCGGCCTTCTCGATCGCGGTGGCGAGCGCGGCGGCGGGCGAGCTGCCGTCCCGCAACGCCGCGTGGTGGGCCGGTCCGACCTGGTAAGCGACAGCGTCGGCGATCCGGGCGACGCCGGCCACGACACTCCCGGCACCGCCGTGCAGCAGGGCGGCGGTCATCCCCAGCGTCTCCTCGCCCGGCCTGGCCCGGGCCAGGCCCAGCTCACACGCCGACAGGACGATGTGCGCGGGCAGCCGGGAAAGCTGGTGCAGCTCATGGCCGAAGAGCGGGCCATCGGCGAGCTCCAGGTGGGAGAAGAGCGGGTTATCCGGCTCGTGCACGCCATGTGCGGCGACGTGCAGCACATCGGCGGTGCGCGCGGCCTCGCGTACCCCCGCGGTGGTTGACTCGGCCGGCGCCGCCGCCGTTGACCACGCCTCGGCGACGAGCCGCACCTCCTCCGCGGCGCGCAACACCCGCGGACCGGCGGCGAGGGCCACCGCGGGCCGCGCGGGCAGCGCGGCCCGGTCGCGCGCGGCCAGCCACGCGGTCGCGGACGGCACGACGGCCACTGGACGCCCGCGCAGCACCGGCAAAAGCGTCCACGGTACGGCGACCAGCCCGGCCGCCGGAGCCAGGAGCACCGGGCCGTCGGTGAGCAGGCGGCGCAGCGGATGCCAGAGCCGCTCGTCGAGGCCCTGCAGCGAACGGCGGCTGGCCGCGCGGACGCTGACCCGCACCGGTTCGGGCAGGTTGATCGTGGCAAGCGCGTCGAGGTCGGCGCGGAGCCGCCGGTGCAGCTCGATCACCGGGGCGGCGGGACCGAGGTCGAGCAGCGTACGGCGGCGCGGGCCGGCCACGAGAGCGTGCAGGCGCCCGCCGGTGAGCAGGTGCGCGACGTAGGTGGCGTCGGCGACGGCGAGCTGATCCTGCAACTGCCCGAGCGGGGCGGGCGCGAGCGTCTGGCCCGGCCCGGGCGTGTACCAGGACCGCTGCCGGATGAGCCGTTCGAGGTGGGCGCAGCGGGCGCGGAGCGCCGGTGCGGGGTGGCCGGCGAGCACGTGGGCGCGCAGCTCGACGCGGGTGTGCCGCAGGTCCTCCAGCATCTGCGCCGCTTCGGCGTCGGCGGGCGGTACCACCGGCGGCAGCCGGGTGGACAGCGCGCGGGCCCGCTCGGCCCAGCCGAACACGGTGGCGGGACGGCCGCCGGCGAGCGCCCGGGCCAGCCCTTGCTCGGCGAGGCGCCGGCCGTGGCCGCTCACCGCGGTCTGCAGGTCGAGGCTCCCGAACGACGCCTGGTAGCGGTGCAGGTCGGCGAGGGCCGCCCGCAGCTCCGCGTCGGCACGGCGGGGCTGGCCAGCCACGTCGGCGAGACCAGCCCGTACGGCGCGGGCCTGCAGGCGCGTCCCGATCGGATCGTCCCGGCGCAACCGGATCGCCGCCCCCGCCCGCTCGGCGACCCCACCGGCGCCCGCCGCCAGCAGCGCGGCCACGCCGGTCAGCGTGGCCCGGCGCGCCTCGTCGTCCAGGCCCGCCGCCGCCAGCGCGGTGGCCAGCCGGGCCGCGTCCGGCGCGGCCTGCGCCACGCCCCGCCCGTCGGCCACCGAGGCGGCGACCGCGACGTGCTCGGCGAGCAACCCCCAGGCGTCCGCGCCCCGGGCCGCGAACCGCTTCCGGGCCCGCCCGGCCAACCGCCGCGCGTCGGCGTACCGCTCCTCCAGCAGGGCCACCTGGGCGCGGGCCAGCTCCGCCTCGGCCTGGTCCTGCGGGGCCTTCGCACCGCGGAAGAGGTCGACGGCGAGCGCGAGGTCTTCGTCGGCCTCCCGCCACAGGCCGGCCGCGAGCAGCACCTGGGCCCGGTCGATGTGGTAGATCGCCGCGTGGATGGGCGACTGGTCACTGAGCGTGGCGCGGACGGTGTCCATCTCGCGCAGCGCCCGCGGCAGCGCGCCGGACAGCAGCGACAGGTAGCCGAGGTTGTGCGACGCCTTGGCGGCCAGCATGTCCAGACCGTGCCGGCCGGCGATGTCGGTGCAGCGGCTGAAGTCGGCCCGTGCGGCGGCCAACGCACCGCGCTGCATGTGCATGATGCCCCGGTTGAGCAGCGGCCGGCAGATGTACTCCGGCTCGGACTCGTCCAGCAGCCGTACCGCGGCGTCGAGCGCGGCCAGCGCCTCGGCCGGCCGCCGCGCGCGCATGTAGAGCAGCCC
Coding sequences within:
- the erm gene encoding ErmE/ErmH/ErmO/ErmR family 23S rRNA (adenine(2058)-N(6))-methyltransferase, translated to MARKTERDRTRRVFSQTFLHDPGALDQVVRVARLSRTDLLLEVGAGDGRLTRALAAAAGRVVAYEVDPELVAALVAPDNVVRRHQDFLTARPPREPFAVVGNIPYALTAPIVRWCLGAPALTSATLVTQLEYARKRTGDYGRWSRVTVETWPAFHWGLAGRIPRHKFRPVPRVDSGILRLERRAVPLLPPERLPAYRRLVDVGFGGAGGSLHASLRRHYPARRVDAAFRAARLDVSTVVGYVWPEQWLLLFRLLAG
- a CDS encoding CHAT domain-containing protein — translated: MIAAQRGLLYMRARRPAEALAALDAAVRLLDESEPEYICRPLLNRGIMHMQRGALAAARADFSRCTDIAGRHGLDMLAAKASHNLGYLSLLSGALPRALREMDTVRATLSDQSPIHAAIYHIDRAQVLLAAGLWREADEDLALAVDLFRGAKAPQDQAEAELARAQVALLEERYADARRLAGRARKRFAARGADAWGLLAEHVAVAASVADGRGVAQAAPDAARLATALAAAGLDDEARRATLTGVAALLAAGAGGVAERAGAAIRLRRDDPIGTRLQARAVRAGLADVAGQPRRADAELRAALADLHRYQASFGSLDLQTAVSGHGRRLAEQGLARALAGGRPATVFGWAERARALSTRLPPVVPPADAEAAQMLEDLRHTRVELRAHVLAGHPAPALRARCAHLERLIRQRSWYTPGPGQTLAPAPLGQLQDQLAVADATYVAHLLTGGRLHALVAGPRRRTLLDLGPAAPVIELHRRLRADLDALATINLPEPVRVSVRAASRRSLQGLDERLWHPLRRLLTDGPVLLAPAAGLVAVPWTLLPVLRGRPVAVVPSATAWLAARDRAALPARPAVALAAGPRVLRAAEEVRLVAEAWSTAAAPAESTTAGVREAARTADVLHVAAHGVHEPDNPLFSHLELADGPLFGHELHQLSRLPAHIVLSACELGLARARPGEETLGMTAALLHGGAGSVVAGVARIADAVAYQVGPAHHAALRDGSSPAAALATAIEKAAKTEEDLAPLVCFGAGW